The following coding sequences are from one Dictyoglomus sp. window:
- the tsaD gene encoding tRNA (adenosine(37)-N6)-threonylcarbamoyltransferase complex transferase subunit TsaD, with protein MYILGIETSCDETSVAIVKDGKEIVENLVFSQIETHKIFGGVVPEVASRLHMEVLNNLFKIILEKTNLSFKDIDLVAVTQGPGLVGSLWVGIIFAKTLAYALKKPLIGVNHLVGHIFANFLRENPPTFPFIALIISGGHTEWILVKDYDNYRLLGQTLDDAAGEAFDKVARLLGLGYPGGPEIEKVAEKGKLIFNFPKIKCDRELDISFSGLKTSVLYLIRDLQKANKEIPISDLAFSFQYRVVEELLERSLMALSKFHISTLVLAGGVVANKYLQKRFSEVAKIEGINLFMPPPILCTDNAAMIASAGYYLYKKGKVDNLDLSANPSLSLSI; from the coding sequence AAACTTCTTGTGATGAAACTAGCGTAGCAATTGTTAAAGATGGAAAAGAGATTGTTGAAAACTTAGTTTTCTCTCAGATTGAAACTCATAAAATTTTTGGGGGAGTAGTTCCTGAGGTCGCATCAAGATTACATATGGAGGTATTGAATAATCTTTTTAAAATAATATTGGAAAAGACAAACTTATCTTTTAAAGATATAGATTTAGTTGCTGTCACTCAGGGACCAGGACTTGTAGGATCCTTGTGGGTAGGAATAATCTTTGCTAAAACTTTAGCTTATGCATTAAAAAAACCTTTAATAGGAGTTAATCACTTAGTAGGGCATATTTTTGCAAACTTCCTTCGAGAAAATCCTCCTACTTTCCCCTTTATTGCTCTTATAATCTCTGGAGGACACACAGAATGGATTTTAGTAAAAGATTATGACAATTATAGACTATTAGGACAAACTTTAGATGATGCTGCAGGAGAAGCTTTTGATAAGGTTGCAAGATTGTTAGGCTTAGGCTATCCTGGAGGACCTGAAATAGAAAAAGTGGCTGAGAAAGGAAAGTTAATATTCAACTTTCCTAAGATAAAATGTGATAGAGAGCTTGATATAAGCTTTAGTGGCCTAAAAACTTCAGTATTGTATTTAATAAGAGATCTGCAAAAAGCAAACAAAGAAATACCTATAAGTGATCTTGCTTTTTCTTTTCAATATAGAGTAGTTGAGGAACTCTTAGAAAGATCTCTCATGGCTTTAAGTAAATTTCATATCTCTACATTAGTTTTGGCAGGAGGAGTAGTTGCTAATAAATATCTTCAAAAGAGATTTTCCGAGGTAGCTAAGATAGAAGGTATTAATTTATTTATGCCGCCTCCTATTTTATGTACTGATAATGCAGCAATGATTGCAAGTGCAGGGTATTATCTATATAAAAAGGGAAAAGTTGATAATTTAGATTTATCTGCTAATCCATCTCTTTCTTTAAGTATTTAA